In the Colletotrichum lupini chromosome 1, complete sequence genome, one interval contains:
- a CDS encoding acetolactate synthase, which produces MASRRLLSTSLWRAAAAPAQATSLSAAARWSSTTSSTSAIAYKALRRRSAPLPVSDSPPAWSAQAAVSNILYDMPSPSSQPPKRHILNCLVQNEPGVLSRVSGILAARGFNIDSLVVCSTEVDDLSRMTIVLTGQDGVVEQARRQLEDLVPVWAVLDYTNAALVQRELLLAKINILGPEYFEELLAHHREMTAVDVEEHALEGEQQQTLEDVAKDFHPSKLAVSQALRHKHEHLKSITYFAHQFGGKVLDISTNSCIVEVSAKPSRIDSFLKLIGPFGILESARTGLMALPRSPLYGPNEETIIKEADEVVDASQLPPG; this is translated from the exons ATGGCGTCTCGTCGCCTCCTTTCGACCTCGCTCTGGcgggccgccgccgccccggCTCAAGCGACATCGCTCTCTGCCGCCGCACGATGGAGCTCAACCACCAGCTCGACCTCTGCCATCGCCTACAAGGCTCTTCGACGTCGCTCGGCGCCTCTGCCCGTCAGCGACAGCCCGCCCGCCTGGTCCGCCCAGGCCGCCGTCTCTAACATCCTCTACGACATGCCCTCCCCGTCGTCGCAACCCCCGAAGCGTCACATCCTCAACTGCCTGGTCCAGAACGAGCCCGGTGTCTTGTCCCGCGTCTCCGGCATTCTCGCCGCCCGCGGCTTCAACATTGACTCTCTCGTCGTGTGCAGCACCGAGGTCGATGACCTCTCGCGCATGACCATCGTCCTGACCGGACAGGATGGTGTTGTCGAGCAGGCCAGACGCCAATTGGAGGATCTCGTCCCCGTCTGGGCCGTCTTGGACTACACCAACGCCGCCCTGGTTCAGCGCGAGCTTTTGCTGGCCAAGATCAACATTCTTGGACCCGAGTACTTTGAGGAGCTGCTCGCTCACCACCGTGAGATGACGGCTGTCGACGTCGAGGAGCATGCGCTCGAGGGCGAGCAGCAGCAGACTCTGGAGGATGTCGCCAAGGACTTCCACCCCAGCAAGTTGGCTGTCAGTCAGGCATTGCGCCACAAGCACGAGCATCTCAAGTCCATCACCTACTTCGCCCACCAGTTCGGAGGAAAGGTCCTGGATATCAGCACCAACAGCTGCATTGTGGAAGT CTCCGCCAAGCCGTCCAGAATCGACTCCTTCCTGAAGCTCATCGGACCCTTTGGTATTCTCGAGTCCGCCCGCACTGGTCTGATGGCCCTGCCCCGTTCCCCGTTGTACGGACCCAACGAGGAGACGATTATTAAGGAAGCGGATGAGGTTGTCGACGCTAGCCAGCTTCCCCCTGGTTAA
- a CDS encoding ornithine carbamoyltransferase: MKQTAFRVTRQALNGAQSRAYSQSTGPRHLMSIADLSPAEFATLVRNAASNKTAVKSGNVPQALASSLTGKTVAMMFSKRSTRTRVSTEAAVALMGGHPMFLGKDDIQLGVNESLYDTSKVISSMTSCMVARVGPHSDVAGLAKDSSVPVINALSDDYHPLQIIADFLTIHEAFPASATSDKADLGLKGMKVAWIGDSNNVLFDLAIGCVKMGVDISVASPTGYSIPEAMKAVINSAAKGVASPGKLTETTVPEEACKNADILVTDTWVSMGQETETQKRLKAFAGFQITNDLAKRGGAKEGWKFMHCLPRHPEEVADEVFYSPRSLVFPEAENRLWAAVSALEGFVVNKGKI; the protein is encoded by the exons ATGAAGCAAACAGCTTTCCGAGTCACTCGTCAAGCTCTCAACGGCGCCCAGAGCCGCGCATACTCACAATCGACCGGCCCGCGCCATCTCATGTCCATTGCGGACTTGAGCCCGGCCGAGTTCGCTACCCTCGTCCGCAACGCCGCCTCAAACAAAACCGCAGTCAAGTCCGGCAATGTGCCCCAAGCGCTCGCATCGAGCTTGACCGGCAAGACCGTTGCCATGATGTTCAGCAAGCGCAGTACCCGTACTCGCGTGTCGACGGAAGCTGCCGTGGCTCTCATGGGTGGTCATCCCATGTTCTTGGGCAAGGATGACATTCAGCTCGGG GTCAACGAGTCTCTGTATGACACCTCCAAGGTCATCTCTTCCATGACCTCCTGCATGGTCGCCCGTGTCGGTCCTCACTCTGATGTCGCCGGGCTGGCCAAGGACTCTAGCGTCCCCGTCATCAACGCGCTCTCCGACGACTACCATCCTCTGCAGATTATTGCCGACTTCCTGACTATCCACGAGGCATTCCCTGCTTCTGCCACCTCAGACAAGGCCGATCTGGGCCTGAAAGGAATGAAGGTCGCGTGGATCGGAGACTCCAACAATGTCCTCTTTGATCTGGCCATCGGCTGCGTCAAGATGGGCGTCGATATCTCCGTGGCCTCGCCTACTGGCTACAGCATTCCCGAGGCCATGAAGGCCGTCATTAACTCTGCTGCCAAGGGCGTTGCCTCTCCCGGTAAGCTCACAGAGACAACCGTCCCTGAGGAGGCCTGCAAAAACGCCGACATCCTGGTGACCGATACGTGGGTTTCCATGGGCCAGGAGACCGAGACCCAGAAGCGCCTCAAGGCCTTTGCCGGCTTCCAGATCACCAACGACCTGGCCAAGCGAGGCGGTGCTAAGGAGGGCTGGAAGTTTATGCACTGCCTGCCTCGTCACCCCGAGGAGGTAGCCGATGAGGTCTTCTACAGCCCTCGTTCCTTGGTCTTCCCCGAGGCCGAGAACCGTCTCTGGGCTGCTGTTT CTGCCCTCGAGGGCTTCGTTGTGAACAAGGGCAAGATCTAA